Proteins from a genomic interval of Kitasatospora kifunensis:
- a CDS encoding GTP-binding protein: MDFSDCEPVVGPPSEDLLPASAAMAVKVVIVGGFGVGKTTLVSSVSEIRPLTTEETMTQESAGVDDIAGVERKTSTTVAMDFGRISISDELVLYVFGTPGQERFWFLWNGLFEGALGAVVLVDTRRLEVSFEVIGRLEERGVPFVVAANTFPESPSYPTEELRAALDLPPEVPIVDCDARTRESSRDVLMALMRYLYNLSAQPVP, translated from the coding sequence ATGGACTTCAGCGACTGTGAGCCGGTGGTGGGGCCGCCGAGCGAGGACCTGCTCCCGGCCTCGGCCGCGATGGCGGTCAAGGTGGTGATCGTGGGCGGCTTCGGCGTCGGCAAGACGACCCTGGTCAGCTCCGTGAGCGAGATCCGCCCGCTGACCACCGAGGAGACGATGACGCAGGAGAGCGCGGGCGTCGACGACATCGCCGGGGTCGAGCGCAAGACCTCCACCACGGTCGCGATGGACTTCGGCCGGATCAGCATCAGCGACGAACTGGTGCTGTACGTGTTCGGCACCCCCGGGCAGGAGCGGTTCTGGTTCCTGTGGAACGGCCTGTTCGAGGGCGCCCTCGGCGCGGTCGTGCTGGTCGACACGCGCCGGCTGGAAGTCAGCTTCGAGGTGATCGGGCGGCTGGAGGAGCGCGGCGTGCCCTTCGTCGTGGCGGCCAACACCTTCCCCGAGTCACCGAGTTACCCGACCGAGGAACTGCGGGCCGCCCTGGACCTGCCCCCGGAGGTGCCGATCGTCGACTGCGACGCCCGGACCCGCGAATCCAGCCGGGACGTCCTGATGGCCCTGATGCGCTACCTGTACAACCTCTCGGCCCAGCCCGTGCCGTGA
- a CDS encoding roadblock/LC7 domain-containing protein, producing the protein MDWMLKDLADGVPHTRHIIVLSADGLRMAQHGTDTDTADRLAAACAGLQSLAAAVGHEFPEGDGRMRLVVIEVSGGFFYLMAAGARAYLAVLADDGVDAGLVGQRMRDLVARIGEHLSTPPRNGESAA; encoded by the coding sequence ATGGACTGGATGCTCAAGGATTTGGCGGACGGCGTCCCGCACACGCGCCACATCATCGTGCTCTCGGCCGACGGCCTGCGGATGGCCCAGCACGGCACCGACACCGACACCGCCGACCGCCTGGCCGCCGCCTGCGCCGGCCTGCAGAGCCTGGCCGCCGCGGTGGGACACGAGTTCCCGGAGGGTGACGGACGGATGCGGCTGGTGGTGATCGAGGTGAGCGGCGGCTTCTTCTACCTGATGGCCGCCGGTGCCCGGGCCTACCTGGCGGTGCTGGCCGACGACGGCGTCGACGCCGGGCTGGTGGGACAGCGGATGCGTGACCTGGTCGCACGGATCGGCGAACACCTCAGCACCCCGCCGCGCAACGGCGAGTCGGCCGCTTGA
- a CDS encoding cytochrome P450, with the protein MTTPLPDNAPLTPPPGCPAHGLDTHGLDVQGLDVQGLDVRGHDAQGNGTRRHGAQGLGAEGLRRLYGPEAEADPVGLYEKLRAEHGEVAPVLLHGDLPAWLILGHSANLTAMRTPSRFSRDSRRWTAFQEGLVAADSPLMPVIAWQPLCVFADGEEHRRLRVAVTESLNRFDRRGIRRHVTRFADQLIQEFGPTGQAELIAQFAEHLPMLVMTQLVGMPEEYGPQLVEAARDLLKGTETAFASNEYVVMTLRRMMERKREAPGADLVSWLMQHSAGLTDDEVLEHLRVVLLAANETTVNLIADTLKMVLTDPRFRAHLSGGHMTLADALDQVLWDSPPMSLVAGRWATGDTELGGQQIKAGDMLLLGLAAGNVDPVVRPDLSKPLYGNRSHLSFGSGPHECPGQDIGRAIAETGIDILLTRLPDLQLSIEEDDLSWTSAWISRHLVELPVHFAARTPEAESEETAGAPGAVATTPAEPGAPTPTAERTTTPEAPAATAPAATIPGQRRSWWSVLTGMFRR; encoded by the coding sequence GTGACCACCCCACTGCCCGATAACGCCCCCCTCACCCCGCCGCCCGGCTGCCCCGCCCACGGGCTCGATACCCACGGACTCGACGTCCAGGGGCTCGACGTTCAGGGCCTCGACGTCCGCGGGCACGATGCCCAGGGGAACGGCACCCGGCGGCACGGCGCCCAAGGGCTCGGCGCCGAAGGCCTGCGGCGCCTCTACGGCCCGGAGGCCGAGGCCGACCCGGTGGGCCTGTACGAGAAGCTGCGCGCCGAGCACGGCGAGGTGGCGCCCGTGCTGCTCCACGGTGACCTGCCGGCCTGGCTGATCCTCGGCCACTCCGCGAACCTCACCGCCATGCGCACGCCCTCCCGGTTCTCCCGGGACTCCCGCCGCTGGACGGCGTTCCAGGAGGGCCTGGTCGCCGCCGACTCCCCGCTGATGCCGGTGATCGCCTGGCAGCCGCTCTGCGTCTTCGCGGACGGCGAGGAGCACCGGCGCCTGCGCGTCGCGGTTACCGAGAGCCTGAACCGCTTCGACCGGCGCGGGATCCGACGGCACGTCACCCGCTTCGCCGACCAGCTGATCCAGGAGTTCGGACCCACCGGGCAGGCCGAGCTGATCGCCCAGTTCGCCGAGCACCTGCCGATGCTCGTGATGACCCAGCTGGTCGGGATGCCCGAGGAGTACGGACCCCAACTCGTCGAAGCCGCCCGGGACCTGTTGAAGGGCACCGAGACGGCCTTCGCGAGCAACGAGTACGTCGTGATGACCCTGCGCCGGATGATGGAGCGCAAGCGCGAGGCGCCCGGCGCCGACCTCGTCTCCTGGCTGATGCAGCACAGCGCCGGGCTCACCGACGACGAGGTGCTGGAGCACCTGCGGGTGGTGCTGCTGGCCGCGAACGAGACGACCGTCAATCTGATCGCGGACACCCTCAAAATGGTCCTCACCGACCCGCGGTTCCGCGCCCACCTGTCCGGCGGCCACATGACGCTGGCCGACGCCCTGGACCAGGTCCTCTGGGACTCCCCGCCGATGTCGCTGGTCGCGGGCCGCTGGGCCACCGGCGACACCGAACTCGGCGGCCAGCAGATCAAGGCCGGCGACATGCTCCTGCTCGGCCTCGCGGCCGGCAACGTCGACCCGGTCGTCCGTCCCGACCTGTCGAAGCCGCTCTACGGCAACCGCTCCCACCTCTCCTTCGGCAGCGGCCCGCACGAGTGCCCGGGTCAGGACATCGGCAGGGCGATCGCGGAGACCGGCATCGACATCCTGCTGACCCGGCTGCCGGATCTCCAACTCTCCATCGAGGAGGATGACTTGTCCTGGACATCGGCCTGGATCTCCCGGCACCTGGTCGAGCTGCCGGTGCACTTCGCCGCCCGGACGCCGGAGGCGGAGAGCGAGGAGACGGCGGGGGCCCCGGGCGCGGTGGCTACGACACCGGCGGAGCCGGGGGCGCCCACGCCCACCGCCGAGCGGACCACCACGCCCGAGGCCCCCGCCGCCACTGCTCCCGCCGCCACCATCCCCGGGCAGCGCCGCAGTTGGTGGAGCGTGCTGACCGGGATGTTCCGACGCTGA
- a CDS encoding NUDIX domain-containing protein, translated as MARTEFYNDPSAPKPNRLVVAASAVVTDDAGRILLQRRTDNGLYALPGGTMDLGESLPGTAIREVQEETGLVIEITGLVGTYTDPRHVIAYSDGEVRQQFNVCFTARVVGGELRISGESTDLRFVAPDDIEALPMHHTQQLRLQHFLEHRATPYLG; from the coding sequence ATGGCACGGACCGAGTTCTACAACGATCCCAGCGCCCCCAAGCCGAATCGGCTTGTTGTGGCGGCGTCAGCGGTGGTCACGGACGATGCGGGGCGCATCCTGCTCCAACGGCGAACCGACAACGGGTTGTACGCGCTGCCCGGCGGAACGATGGATCTCGGCGAGTCACTGCCGGGCACAGCTATCCGGGAGGTCCAGGAGGAGACGGGGCTCGTCATTGAGATCACTGGACTGGTCGGTACGTACACCGACCCCCGGCACGTCATCGCCTATTCGGACGGCGAGGTACGCCAGCAGTTCAACGTCTGCTTCACCGCTCGCGTTGTGGGCGGAGAACTGCGTATCTCCGGCGAGTCAACCGATCTTCGGTTCGTCGCCCCGGATGACATCGAAGCCTTGCCAATGCACCACACCCAGCAACTCCGGCTTCAGCACTTTCTGGAGCACCGGGCAACCCCCTACCTCGGTTAG
- a CDS encoding ATP-binding protein: MLGAGTSSGDRRSAPVLVWLLPTVVMAAAAVVAASVVSTAARAGVLWCGVVGTAAVATVAVEAARRGRALTLLQERYAQQEGELRRRLSREEAETVQLAKVSLPQAVNRLQRGEFTEDVLRAYESYDPLVDPEFQAARHAVLRTVLEAVDNEEGMRESAQRAFVNIARRVQAIVHRQAQDLRQMEHRHGNDPRVFGDLLTLDHGNALIGRLADSIAVLGGARPGRQWSRSVPLYSVLRGAMSRILDYQRVELHPVSQVAVIGPGVEPLIHALAELLDNATRYSPPHTKVHLTAAEVQTGIAIEIEDGGLSLSEEGRGRAERMLREAQAGIDLNDLGETPRLGLAVVGRLAQAYGFQVSLRPSAYGGVRAVLIVPQKYITTAPATGLAHGIGVTGNSRSVGGPRRRGASAAASGFAARSSFGSTLGARPGGCRDDDEIVVTERTPNGLPQRRRHAAPYRMGAAQAATAPEPTKEPVQPGIWLAAFHEGVNGQTPSTGAAGHTSEESAGKGEQ; encoded by the coding sequence ATGCTTGGTGCTGGAACGTCATCCGGAGACCGGCGCTCCGCTCCCGTTCTGGTGTGGCTCCTGCCCACTGTTGTGATGGCGGCCGCCGCCGTCGTGGCCGCGTCGGTGGTCTCCACCGCCGCCCGCGCGGGAGTCCTCTGGTGCGGGGTGGTGGGCACCGCGGCGGTGGCCACGGTCGCCGTCGAAGCGGCACGCCGGGGGCGGGCGCTGACCCTCCTGCAGGAGCGGTACGCCCAACAGGAGGGCGAGTTGCGCCGCCGACTGTCCCGGGAGGAGGCCGAGACGGTCCAGTTGGCGAAGGTCTCGCTGCCCCAGGCGGTCAACCGGCTCCAGCGCGGCGAGTTCACCGAGGACGTGCTGCGGGCGTACGAGTCCTACGACCCGCTGGTGGACCCGGAGTTCCAGGCCGCCCGGCACGCGGTGCTGCGCACCGTCCTGGAGGCCGTCGACAACGAGGAGGGCATGCGCGAGTCCGCCCAGCGGGCGTTCGTCAACATCGCCCGCCGCGTTCAGGCGATCGTGCACCGGCAGGCCCAGGACCTGCGCCAGATGGAGCACCGGCACGGCAACGACCCGCGCGTCTTCGGGGACCTGTTGACGCTGGACCACGGCAACGCGCTGATCGGCCGCCTCGCGGACAGCATCGCCGTGCTCGGTGGCGCCCGCCCCGGCCGCCAGTGGAGCAGGTCGGTGCCGCTGTACAGCGTGCTGCGCGGCGCCATGTCGCGCATCCTGGACTACCAGCGGGTGGAGCTGCACCCGGTCTCCCAGGTGGCCGTGATCGGACCCGGCGTCGAGCCGCTCATCCATGCGCTCGCGGAGCTGTTGGACAACGCCACGCGCTACTCCCCGCCGCACACCAAGGTGCATCTGACGGCCGCCGAGGTGCAGACCGGCATAGCGATCGAGATCGAGGACGGCGGCCTCAGCCTGAGCGAGGAGGGCCGGGGCCGCGCCGAGCGGATGCTCAGGGAGGCGCAGGCGGGCATCGACCTCAACGACCTCGGCGAGACCCCGAGGCTCGGCCTGGCCGTGGTCGGCCGGCTCGCGCAGGCCTACGGGTTCCAGGTCTCGCTGCGCCCCTCCGCCTACGGCGGTGTGCGCGCGGTGCTGATCGTGCCGCAGAAGTACATCACCACGGCGCCCGCCACCGGCCTGGCCCACGGCATCGGCGTCACGGGCAACTCCCGCTCGGTGGGCGGGCCGCGGCGGCGGGGTGCGTCGGCGGCGGCATCCGGCTTCGCCGCGCGCTCCTCCTTCGGCTCCACCCTGGGCGCCCGTCCGGGGGGATGCCGGGACGACGACGAGATCGTGGTGACCGAGCGAACCCCGAACGGCCTGCCGCAGCGTCGCCGGCACGCCGCGCCCTACCGGATGGGCGCCGCGCAGGCCGCGACGGCCCCCGAGCCCACCAAGGAACCGGTACAGCCCGGCATCTGGCTGGCGGCGTTCCACGAGGGAGTGAACGGCCAGACGCCGTCCACCGGTGCGGCGGGCCACACCAGTGAAGAGTCGGCAGGGAAAGGCGAGCAGTGA
- a CDS encoding ferredoxin, which yields MRVSVDPDRCVSAGQCVMLAPDVFDQDEDGIVTLLQEEPPAELHAVVRQTASLCPVRLIQITE from the coding sequence ATGCGTGTCAGCGTCGACCCCGACCGGTGCGTCTCGGCCGGCCAGTGCGTCATGCTCGCCCCCGACGTCTTCGACCAGGACGAGGACGGCATCGTGACGCTCCTCCAGGAGGAGCCGCCCGCGGAGCTGCACGCGGTGGTCAGGCAGACCGCCTCGCTCTGCCCGGTGCGGCTCATCCAGATCACCGAGTAG
- a CDS encoding flavoprotein yields MPTDRVLYLLGSAAPPVLTLPPVIEQAQQEGWDVCLGLTPAAADWLSDDIADLEALTGHPVRSRHRRPGQVDPWPAATAVLLAPATLNTINSVALGLTGSFVTGFAVESIGKQIPLVIMPCVNQALAAHPQFSRSVDTLRGAGVRVLLGPGGFIPNPPGMGEPAVYPWGAALGAVSNI; encoded by the coding sequence ATGCCGACTGATCGCGTGCTGTACCTGCTGGGCTCTGCAGCGCCGCCCGTCCTGACCTTGCCTCCGGTCATCGAGCAAGCCCAGCAAGAGGGTTGGGATGTCTGTCTCGGGCTCACGCCAGCGGCGGCGGACTGGCTTTCCGACGATATCGCGGACCTGGAGGCACTGACCGGGCACCCGGTCCGCAGCAGGCACCGGCGCCCGGGGCAGGTCGATCCGTGGCCGGCCGCTACCGCGGTCCTGCTCGCCCCGGCCACGCTGAACACGATCAACTCCGTTGCGCTCGGCCTGACGGGCAGCTTCGTGACCGGCTTCGCTGTCGAGTCGATCGGCAAGCAGATCCCGTTGGTGATCATGCCCTGCGTCAATCAGGCGCTGGCTGCGCACCCGCAATTCTCCCGGAGCGTAGACACATTGCGCGGTGCCGGGGTGCGGGTGCTGCTCGGGCCTGGCGGCTTCATCCCGAATCCCCCTGGAATGGGAGAGCCGGCCGTCTACCCGTGGGGGGCTGCCCTTGGAGCCGTGTCGAACATATGA
- a CDS encoding terpene synthase family protein, whose product MIQADANYTDLYASALDFLERHALHPDPAGYLEHGYVELFLAAWRGSTGEPLELAACWGLWTWRLDDVLDQEMRDAAPRATGLLVARLLDVLEGAPADRGDHPTARALADLVQRTRPVMPDPWWTRYAAELDAWLHAAADKLEGFVRPRRTPTLRQYMLLRPVDGGMLLAAMWCELAMRCVTPDWDTLPVRSLLSSFSAIGTLTNDLAATGNHGDTFTAQDALAHTTGLTTADARQKVREQLEAESPRFWWQLTALWDSAVEARATDPSELPASTTVRFALALDQFQHALTNWTAHSSRYTDLTGRSSR is encoded by the coding sequence ATGATCCAGGCTGATGCCAACTACACAGACCTGTACGCCTCGGCCCTCGACTTCCTGGAGCGGCACGCCCTGCACCCCGACCCGGCCGGGTATTTGGAGCACGGCTACGTGGAGCTGTTCCTGGCCGCGTGGCGGGGCTCGACCGGCGAGCCGTTGGAGCTGGCTGCCTGCTGGGGTTTGTGGACGTGGCGGCTGGACGACGTCCTTGACCAGGAGATGCGCGACGCGGCCCCGAGAGCGACCGGCCTGCTCGTCGCCCGGCTGCTCGACGTCCTGGAGGGGGCGCCCGCCGACCGAGGCGATCACCCCACCGCGCGAGCGCTCGCGGACCTGGTCCAGCGCACCCGGCCGGTGATGCCGGACCCCTGGTGGACGCGCTACGCAGCAGAGTTGGACGCCTGGCTCCACGCGGCGGCCGACAAGCTGGAGGGCTTCGTCCGCCCGCGCCGGACCCCGACGCTGCGTCAGTACATGCTGCTCCGACCAGTCGACGGCGGCATGCTGCTCGCCGCGATGTGGTGCGAACTGGCCATGCGGTGCGTCACCCCCGACTGGGACACGCTGCCGGTGCGCTCCCTCCTCAGCAGCTTCTCCGCGATCGGCACCCTGACGAACGACCTCGCAGCCACCGGCAACCACGGCGACACCTTCACCGCACAGGACGCCCTCGCCCACACCACAGGCCTCACCACAGCCGACGCCCGGCAGAAGGTGCGCGAGCAACTGGAGGCGGAGTCACCCCGCTTCTGGTGGCAGCTGACCGCCCTGTGGGACTCCGCCGTCGAAGCACGCGCCACCGACCCCAGCGAACTCCCGGCCTCAACGACGGTCCGATTCGCGCTCGCCCTCGACCAGTTCCAGCACGCGCTGACCAACTGGACCGCCCACAGCAGCAGGTACACCGACCTGACCGGGAGGAGCAGCCGATGA
- a CDS encoding helix-turn-helix domain-containing protein, whose product MASPEPESIGGRIAACRKLRHLTQRGLAERASISYSLMFQIEQGRKPATSAVLASLARAPSVSVADLTGQPYLDELRKDHLDGLIQPIREALDIYDLGTDPDIACRPTAVLVAQADRICAAVRAGDLRSAAANLPGLITETTSAAYSATDDRLWSALASTYRSAYDVATKLGFHDLSSIALDRMAWASERASDAVSAGTRQYLRSLAYLRAGQYRTGMRLAEAGRRAAEQADLGSERSAITGQLHLGSAVLAARAGNNDDMAEHISEASRIAGSTGEITRVRWLTFGPTNVAVHHTSALIDQCRYAEALAVAVTINVPPDWPASRAAHHHAEIARAQLWIGRAPAAFRSLLVARELAPQQARHSPAVRDTMAGIIRAQRSTPNTVANFAVWLGM is encoded by the coding sequence ATGGCCTCTCCAGAGCCTGAAAGTATCGGCGGTCGCATCGCGGCCTGCCGCAAGCTACGTCACCTCACCCAACGCGGCCTCGCCGAGCGTGCATCGATTTCGTACAGCCTGATGTTCCAGATTGAACAGGGGCGGAAGCCAGCCACCTCGGCGGTTCTTGCCTCACTGGCCCGGGCCCCGTCAGTGTCAGTCGCCGACCTCACCGGGCAGCCCTACCTCGATGAGCTGCGCAAGGACCACCTGGATGGCCTGATCCAACCGATCCGCGAGGCCCTTGACATCTACGATTTGGGCACCGATCCAGACATCGCCTGTCGCCCGACTGCCGTCCTGGTGGCCCAGGCCGACCGGATCTGCGCCGCAGTACGGGCTGGGGATCTCCGCTCGGCTGCCGCCAACCTGCCGGGACTTATCACCGAGACGACGTCTGCGGCCTACAGTGCCACGGATGACAGGCTGTGGTCGGCGCTCGCCAGTACCTACCGTTCGGCGTACGACGTAGCGACGAAGCTGGGATTTCACGACCTGTCATCGATCGCTTTGGACCGCATGGCCTGGGCCTCCGAGCGTGCCTCCGACGCAGTGAGCGCGGGCACGCGCCAGTATCTGCGTTCCCTGGCCTACCTGCGCGCTGGCCAGTATCGAACCGGCATGCGCCTCGCGGAGGCCGGACGGCGTGCCGCTGAGCAGGCTGATCTGGGGAGTGAGCGAAGCGCGATCACCGGACAGTTGCACCTGGGGTCGGCCGTGCTTGCTGCCCGGGCCGGGAACAACGACGACATGGCGGAGCACATCAGCGAGGCCTCCCGAATCGCCGGCAGCACTGGCGAGATCACCCGGGTGAGGTGGCTCACCTTCGGCCCGACCAATGTTGCAGTGCATCACACCTCTGCTCTCATCGACCAGTGCCGGTACGCCGAGGCGCTCGCCGTCGCCGTTACCATCAATGTTCCGCCGGACTGGCCTGCCAGCCGAGCAGCGCACCATCACGCGGAGATCGCACGCGCGCAGCTATGGATCGGCCGGGCTCCCGCAGCATTCCGCAGCCTGCTCGTGGCGCGAGAGTTGGCCCCACAGCAGGCACGGCACAGCCCTGCTGTGCGGGACACCATGGCGGGCATCATCCGCGCTCAGCGCTCGACCCCGAACACGGTTGCGAACTTCGCGGTGTGGCTTGGCATGTAG
- a CDS encoding DUF742 domain-containing protein, protein MSADDQGSDEDNPERVYVVTRGRSGQAEETTFDLVTLIVSRAEPTPTMPPEHAAILRICSSPLSVAEISAYLRLPTSAVTVLLADLLAEERIEARSGIPQAILPERALLEAVIHGLQRL, encoded by the coding sequence GTGAGCGCAGACGACCAGGGCTCGGACGAGGACAACCCCGAACGTGTCTACGTGGTCACGCGCGGCCGTAGCGGTCAGGCCGAGGAGACCACGTTCGACCTGGTCACCCTGATCGTCTCCCGCGCCGAGCCGACGCCCACGATGCCCCCGGAGCACGCGGCGATCCTGCGGATCTGCAGTTCGCCGCTCTCCGTCGCGGAGATCTCCGCCTACCTGCGGCTGCCGACGAGCGCGGTCACCGTGCTGCTGGCCGACCTCCTCGCCGAGGAACGGATCGAGGCGCGCTCCGGTATCCCGCAGGCCATCCTGCCCGAACGTGCCCTCTTGGAGGCGGTGATCCATGGACTTCAGCGACTGTGA
- a CDS encoding RNA-guided endonuclease InsQ/TnpB family protein gives MHLRYSFRVYPTTGQRSALARTFGCARVVYNDALAARREARRGGLPYPGSCELQKRVITEAKKSAERAWLASVGVDPLIQSLRDLDTAYRNFFDSVSGKRAGQQVSLPRFKSRKDNRQSLRFTRNGFRIRGNGKLNLAKVGDVRVKWSRTLPADPSSVTIVLDPSGRYHASFVVDVEPEHLPELDTEVGIDLGLATYAVLSDGTVIDNPRFLRKAEKRLKAAQRELSRKAKSSKNRAKARRKVAKAHAKVADTRNDWLHKQTTRLICENQAIYLEDLNVRGLGRGRLAKSVHDASWSAFRRMLEEKAARRGRTVGIVHRAYPSSQLCSNCGHRDGPKPLAVREWACSTCGVLHDRDLNAARNILAAGQADRLNAPGGPVRPGVAIPHQARPVERGTHLGDLPRTGVRATGAGGIPIPRGGEDVKRPTRRCAAGC, from the coding sequence GTGCATCTGCGGTACTCCTTTCGCGTCTACCCGACGACAGGTCAACGCTCGGCGCTGGCCCGGACGTTCGGGTGCGCTCGGGTGGTGTACAACGACGCTCTCGCGGCACGGAGGGAGGCCCGGAGGGGCGGTCTGCCGTACCCGGGGAGCTGCGAGTTGCAGAAGCGGGTCATCACGGAGGCGAAGAAGTCCGCCGAGCGGGCGTGGCTGGCTTCGGTGGGTGTGGATCCGCTGATCCAGTCCTTGCGGGACCTGGACACCGCGTACCGGAACTTCTTCGACTCGGTGTCCGGCAAGCGCGCCGGCCAACAGGTGAGCCTGCCCCGATTCAAGTCCCGCAAGGATAATCGGCAGTCGCTGCGGTTCACCCGCAACGGGTTCCGCATCCGGGGCAACGGCAAGCTGAACCTGGCGAAGGTTGGCGACGTGCGGGTGAAGTGGTCCCGTACGCTCCCGGCTGACCCGTCGTCGGTGACGATTGTGCTGGACCCCTCGGGGCGGTACCACGCCAGCTTCGTCGTGGACGTCGAGCCCGAGCATCTGCCCGAGCTTGATACCGAGGTCGGTATCGACCTTGGCCTTGCCACGTACGCCGTGCTGTCGGACGGCACAGTGATCGACAACCCCCGCTTCCTGCGCAAGGCCGAGAAGAGGCTCAAGGCCGCGCAGCGGGAGCTGTCCCGCAAGGCCAAGAGCTCCAAGAACCGGGCCAAAGCCCGGCGCAAGGTCGCCAAAGCGCATGCCAAGGTGGCCGACACCCGCAACGACTGGCTGCACAAGCAGACGACCAGGCTGATCTGTGAGAACCAAGCGATCTACCTGGAAGACCTCAACGTGCGCGGCCTCGGACGCGGCCGCCTGGCCAAGTCCGTGCACGACGCCAGCTGGTCCGCCTTCCGCCGCATGCTCGAAGAGAAGGCGGCCCGGCGCGGGCGCACGGTCGGCATCGTCCACCGCGCCTACCCCTCCTCCCAGCTCTGCTCGAACTGTGGGCACCGCGACGGGCCAAAGCCCCTCGCGGTGCGCGAATGGGCCTGTTCGACGTGCGGCGTGCTGCATGATCGTGACCTCAACGCTGCTCGAAACATCCTGGCCGCCGGGCAGGCGGACAGGCTAAACGCCCCCGGAGGGCCGGTCAGACCTGGTGTGGCAATCCCACACCAGGCACGGCCCGTTGAACGGGGAACCCACCTCGGCGACCTGCCACGCACGGGTGTCCGTGCCACAGGCGCGGGAGGAATCCCCATCCCTCGGGGTGGGGAGGATGTCAAGCGGCCGACTCGCCGTTGCGCGGCGGGGTGCTGA
- a CDS encoding terpene synthase family protein, producing the protein MRNLDWVRAHGLVDERSLARYNSVNLLHLAAYGYPYARGADLVLGADLMAVWFIVDDQFDGPISKSPGRAARVCEEIISVFHQPAAASDASPIATAFADVWCRISEGMSPGWLARAAHDWELYFSAAPYEAATNLSGIVPDRGRYHQIRRLSDGMDSVMDMCERLGGFEVPSVAFQSPQLREMRRIVRRVPTYCNDLYSLAKEEPQGQIINIVLVIEKEQRCTRQDAVQEVCGLINEQLDRFGVLQAEIPQLCDLLELSAAQRDAVHRYVEALALFMSGHHEWELATSRYSGRDLAWEDHLPGHTRNLLA; encoded by the coding sequence GTGAGGAATCTGGACTGGGTGCGCGCGCACGGGCTTGTCGACGAACGATCTCTGGCTCGATACAACTCCGTCAACCTGCTCCATCTGGCAGCCTACGGATATCCCTACGCCCGCGGAGCGGATCTTGTGCTCGGGGCCGACCTGATGGCGGTCTGGTTCATCGTCGACGATCAGTTCGACGGTCCTATCAGTAAGAGCCCGGGGCGGGCGGCACGAGTCTGTGAAGAGATCATCTCCGTCTTCCACCAGCCCGCTGCGGCCTCTGACGCGTCGCCGATCGCCACCGCCTTCGCCGATGTATGGTGCCGCATTTCGGAGGGTATGTCGCCCGGCTGGCTGGCCCGCGCGGCGCATGACTGGGAGCTCTACTTCTCGGCCGCGCCCTACGAGGCGGCGACCAATCTGTCCGGGATCGTCCCCGACAGGGGCAGGTACCACCAGATACGTCGGCTGTCGGACGGCATGGACTCCGTTATGGACATGTGTGAGCGGCTCGGAGGGTTCGAGGTCCCTTCTGTCGCGTTCCAGAGCCCGCAACTGCGGGAGATGCGAAGGATCGTCCGTCGCGTTCCCACCTACTGCAACGACCTGTACTCATTGGCGAAGGAGGAACCGCAGGGGCAAATCATCAATATCGTCCTGGTCATCGAGAAGGAACAGAGGTGCACCCGCCAGGACGCCGTGCAAGAGGTATGCGGGCTGATCAATGAGCAACTCGACCGATTCGGCGTGCTCCAAGCGGAGATCCCGCAGTTGTGCGACCTTCTTGAGCTGTCCGCGGCGCAACGTGATGCGGTCCACCGCTATGTGGAAGCCCTCGCACTGTTCATGTCTGGCCATCACGAATGGGAACTGGCCACGTCTCGCTACTCCGGTCGAGACCTTGCCTGGGAGGACCACCTCCCTGGGCACACGCGCAATCTGCTGGCGTAG